A genomic segment from Malus domestica chromosome 05, GDT2T_hap1 encodes:
- the LOC103433323 gene encoding uncharacterized protein At5g48480 — MAEQKVQNGEAAEKVAPVSLITVTECHPRLSIKAPNGEDAIKFYVAVLGAVELERETDLKRKADQERPYIYNAKLKLGSLTFLVTESASVVDSGDGEVLADGGFKQGVNLLLTVADVDAAVSKVVQAGAAAVGEIKTGGAFFGDEQRWAQIKDPFGICWFFVTPVEKKAAVPEAPVTV, encoded by the exons ATGGCGGAGCAAAAGGTCCAGAACGGTGAGGCCGCGGAGAAGGTCGCACCCGTGTCCCTTATCACTGTGACGGAGTGCCATCCTCGTCTCTCGATCAAGGCACCCAATGGCGAAGATGCCATCAAGTTCTACGTGGCCGTCCTGGGCGCCGTGGAGCTTGAGCGTGAGACTGATCTCAAGCGCAAGGCCGACCAGGAGCGTCCGTACATCTACAATGCGAAGCTCAAGCTTGGGTCCCTCACCTTCCTTGTGACTGAGTCTGCCTCGGTGGTCGACTCCGGCGACGGCGA AGTTCTAGCTGACGGTGGTTTTAAGCAAGGCGTTAATCTGCTACTTACTGTTGCGGACGTCGATGCGGCGGTGTCCAAGGTCGTCCAGGCGGGAGCTGCAGCGGTTGGAGAGATCAAAACCGGTGGTGCTTTCTTTGGCGACGAGCAGCGTTGGGCTCAGATTAAGGATCCATTCGGCATTTGCTGGTTCTTTGTCACTCCCGTTGAGAAGAAGGCCGCTGTCCCTGAAGCCCCGGTTACCGTCTAA